A segment of the Oncorhynchus tshawytscha isolate Ot180627B linkage group LG19, Otsh_v2.0, whole genome shotgun sequence genome:
TTTGCCCAGCACTTTGAAGTAGCCCTGTGGAGACAGAACCAAAATTGCTTAACACAGCTACACAAAAAGTTTGACATCTCATTGAGTCACCCACCTTCCCACAAAGTCAGTCCTATTAAGTACATGGCCCTACATGCTGCATCTGCTAAATGAATGATTCCAAACGATAGGCAGCAGATCCAGTTACGCAAGTATAAAGACATGCATGGCCATCTCAAACTACTAGCTACAGTCTATATCCACTTGATAAACCCTCATAGCAGCTCCTTTCACACCAATGCAAGTCTAAGATTCAGTGCCAGAGGTCAGCATGGCTACAACAAACCTGATTTAAGTCTAAACCATTGACACCCTGGAGCTACTGGTCAAGAAGCCCATGTTATTCAACAACCGCAGCAGGCCGTCATTTGTGCAAGCCTCTAATTAGGGATTTTCATTACATCAGTTTAGTTTGAATGGCCAGCTAGTACACAAGCAAGTTCTCCACAACCCAAAGTTAGATAATTCGGCATGACAGCGTGTAAAGGTCAAGAGCTCCTGCTCAAACATGGCTGTAGACGTATAACGTTGTAACAACGTATAACACTTGTAACTGTCCATGTGGCCGATTGACCTATTACAGGGCCAGCCGGTGAATAGGAACAGCCTTCACTCTTAGAGAACTCTAGCACACCAAAACAATGGTGTTTGTCAAGATGTGACTCTGAGTCTCTGACAGCATCACCCTGTGTGGCACACTGAACACAAAGCTATTTATAAGCTACTAACCAGGGGACTGATGACCTGAATCAGGTGTTAGCACTGGGCTAAATAAAAGGCCTGTAGAGTAGACTGGTCATATTCAAAAAATGTTCTACATTGCCATAAATGGAGGCAAGTCAAATTGTTCCTCAAATAAAGCCAAATCTACCTTAAACCATGACACTTAAAGGGGAATATATGCATGAACCAGCACCTGGGACCAGACATATGGTGCTCTGGGGAAGAAACTTACAGCGCGCACGGCATCAATGATGGGCGCAGGGCCTTCGGGCTTCTTGGCATAGTTGAGCCTGGTCTGCTCGCTCACGAGTGTCCACAGTTTGTCCAGGTTGACAGTGGGGCAGTGCACGGTGTTCCTCTTGAGATGGTAGTGTCTCATGCCCACCTTACCAAAGTACCCAGGGTGGCTGTGGAAGCACAGAGACCAGACAGGACACACCAAGCATATTGTATTAAACCAAAGTCTTACTGGTGATGAGGTCGAAGCGCAGTCTTAACACTGTTATGACAATGTAATCAACAGATGACATCAGAAGTGGTGGGACTGATCAACAAAAAATAAACACAGGACTTTGTATGTGTCGTCAATAGTAACTTCACCGCATGACAAAATCTGTCGCACAAAATGAATGCGACAAGGAATTATTTCATCCTACAGCCGTAAGTAAAGTGAGCAAAAAAAACGTCTTATAGTACTAGAGGTGTTGGCAAAAATATCAACACTTGTAACTGCCCATGTGGGTGACTAGCCTATGAGAGAGAGGCCAGTCGGTGAATAGGACCAGTCTTCACTCTTAGAGAACTCTAGCACACCAAGACAATGGTGTTTGTCAAGATGAGACTCTGAGTCTCTGATAGCGTCACACACTATGCTGAGGATCACTCACTCTTAAAAAAACTCAACATTGATCATGTTTTCTTACTACTCAAGCCACCAAACAATACAGTGTACACCTACAGTAAAGGTTCACAACGAATGTTACATTGTTCCTTactaaaacaaaaatgtaaaagtaCTCTACTCACTATTTGTCGAAGTTAATTCTGTGGTGATGCATGCCACCAGCATTACCACGACCTCCAGGATGCTTCCTGTGCTTGCCTAGGACGAGAGAGAAACAGTTCTCACACGTTTTTGCAATAGCTACCATTACTATCCACAAGTATCACCAATGTTGACCCTGCTCAACTCACCGATACGACCATGTCCGTGGCTGACGTGCCCACGGAGCTTCCTGGTCTTGGTCTTCTTGGTAGGCTGCAAGACATAATTTACTTTAGGATAACAAAATAAATATCATGATTGGACAAGATGTAGGAGACATTTATCCTTGTCAACAACCAAACAGAATACTTCATACGATCGAGCTTCCACGCGACCCTACTTATGGCAGGCAACGTTAGCGACGAATAGATTAGCTAGTAAACTAAACTACCACAACATAGATGTGGTGATAATGGCTGATGTTGCAAGTATTTCGATATAAAATATTTTACAAGGACGGTTCAGTTGAGTTTCGTGACAGAATGAAGAATTAACGAAATTGTAACATTGTCAGTAAACGTGGGTCGCTACCAAGCAAAGGCCTGTATCCAATATTCGGGAGAGCTCGCCTGTTTACAACGTTTTTCTACCATATTCTCCTTAATAATGACAATGGTTAGGGACAATGTCTATAACATATATGATAACTAAACAAATGTGTGATTTTTCTACTCGTACAACACAGGATGGACATAGATTTCAACCTAATTTTACAGCAGAAGTATGCACGACGGCACTTACCATCTTGGAGGAGAGTTGAAAGAGGAACGTGAATCTGAAATCTCACGGTTTTGTACGAGATTTACTGCCCGACAACTTTCATGGAATCCAACAGCGACATCAGACGGACACCAAGAGGAATACAGAATAAACATCGATCATTTGACCTCGTTTATGAAACAGTGATATTCATTCTTGAATTCGATTGAATGagaatcctttttttttttaacccaaccAAAACCAAATGATTAACCTTTGTAGGCCTGCATCAAACTGAAGTGAAAGCAAAAGTCAATAGGCAGTCTGTAATTTCTAATTAATCAGAAATATTGAATGGGGTATTTCCTCTATGATCGGTTTATGTCACACatgtaccagagagagagagactgtagcaaAGATCTCAATTCGGAGTCACACCAAGTTCATTCATTTTCATGGTAGTACATAATTCGGCAGCCCATGATTTATCGTATTTTCCAGCagagtaggtggcggcatgcaatTAAACGGTTGTTTGCCGACCGCCATGATATCATAGAAGAAGACGAACACCAAATTCAACCCAAGTTATTTCTGCATTGAAGAAGAACCCACTCAGTGGTATACGCAGGTATGCCCACGTTCTTTTCAGTAGCCTAGGCATGGTGTATACtgtactcacttcttaatccccatTGATGTGTATaacaaagtagtgtagtggaggcatATGCTGTATCAATTAATAAGGGTGatggaacagatcagaatgtttagttTGTTGATAAATGTTGATGTTGATAAAATATAATTTCTTCACAATTTAAGCGCATCAATGTGCGCATAGCGGTAGGCATAAGCCCAAATGTTCCAACATTCTATTTGCGggaaatcaacattttaaaatgcgCAATTCACGTGAGCTGTTTCATTAACATAGATGGACATATCAATTAGAAAATTAGGGAGGGGAGATGCAATCATCATGGGTTAATAATATGACTGGGATAATGTCTTTGGATGCTAGACAATGAAAGcaagttgatttgaaaaccaatagaaaaggAGAGCGCATAAGAGGGAGTGTTTATAAAATATTTCCCTCAACATTTCTATGGTTggactttgaagcaaggtaaataCATGTCTTACCTGTTGCCTCATAATCTGAAGTAAAATGTcaaggtttcaaacaattaaggaacAGGGAAAATATATAGCGATGCTAATGATAGGCCTaatcttctggaaaggctttcccaaaaaccttcaattaaatgttaactagctacaaagtagcctatgaatactttttttaaattgtatttatttaacttttatttaactaggcaagtcagttaagaacacgtttttatttacaatgactgcctaccaaaagccaaaaggcctcctgtggggacaggggctgggataaaaaatataggacaaaatacaCATCCCgaaaagagagacaccacaacataaagagaaaccgaagacaacaacatagcatggtagcaacatgacaacaacatgacaacaacacaacatggcagcagcacaaaacatggtagaaacattattgggcacagacaacagcacaaagagtaagaaggtagagacaacaatacatcacgtgaagcagtcacaactgtcagtaagagtgtccatgattgagtcaaATTCTACCTGGCAGAATTATAtgatgattatttgcatcaatccagtggccatttgttttgcaaacgcCATCTCATGTGCACTACAGAAAGacagctaaccaaacaacagtgttGGTGCTATCAGACATGAATTAAAGGGCAACTACACTCAAAAATCTAAATGTCTTAGATTTTtctcagacctcaaaagtggtcacctgatgtggtttaaacattgttgtggacttatAATAAAGTGCGACTTTGAGAGCAAAAAcctggaaaaatatatatataaaaaacagaaaccgGTGAATTTCTGACTCCGTTGACAGCCTCATTTTCTATTTCAATAATAGGCCTACTATTAGCTTACTTGCACAGGACATCTTGGGTTGGCCTGACTGTGAAAGACCAATATAGTATTTATCATTTTAGGTCCTTCAGAATACGTGTCACTGTTTCTTATAGAATTTTTTGCACAGGGCGCCTTCCTTTGCCAGGTGGGCTGTCAAGGACATTTTTAGCAAAATGAGAGTCTGTCTACTTCTCCAAGCACCACTGAAACCACTGGTTCTATTTATCTTTGTTGGAACACGTGAGTGATTTTCCCTGTAATGCATTTTAAAGAGGTTGCTTTTTTGGACATGTTACTAATATGTTTTGAAGAGGGGACAATAGGAGTAGTAGCCCGTCTCAGATGATGGCTTCATATTAAGGCTCCGTTATGTGATGCTGTAGCCTACTTCCCTGTCTCGCTTAagatttacatacagtatagcatATTTATCTTATTGTGATGTTGTGCTCAGTCATATTACATCACAAGCAGTTCAACAGTGTAAGCCacacagagatcctattaaaaTGTAAGTTGTAATATGTCATTCTACGGTAAGCCACATGCAGCCTACTACATTTCCATCTACAGGAGGTGCCTGTGAGTTATGGATTTCACAAAAATCGATTTTACACTGAGTGAATGTACTATTACGTTTGCCGTGCTGTGCAGACTGTCATGTCAAGTcaagtccagagtgtgtgtgccCTCTGCAAGAAGAGGTAGTTGTGCAAAAAGTGCACCAACAAACACCATTCCCATCATACAACTAACAATCCTACCTGTAGGTTTGTGGCTCTTTGAAAATGCACCATCATTATCACCAACCCCAGCAAAGAGTAGTACCATCACTTACATAGACTAATCGCACTTAAATAGTCACGTGATGCCTTGGACCATTGTAGGCATACAGCAGGCACATCTTATAAGACGATGCACAAATGAACACATGTCCGCCTTACCAAATGGACGGTGTCCCGAACAACATACAGCTGCAGCCATACCACGACATACACACGAGAGACGCCCCTCGGGAGCAGCGAAAGCTTCTGGAGAACCGAAGAGTGCAGGTGGAAGTGAAAATGTCTTCTGTGGAGAACTCTGTCAATCAGACACGGCTGGAGTGAGTGTAGAGAAGAGATGCCAGCAGAGGTCAAATTGGTAGCTGAAGCTTAGCTGCCTCATAAGGAAATGCTACGTTGTGGTTTGTGTCGCCTATACATGAAACTGTCTTGATTTATATACATGTACTTTTACCTGTCTTATTCTTTCTTTTCACcttcattttatatttttgtttggttAGCAATATTTAATACCCTTATTAAAAAACACAACTTAAGTAAATCTGAGGGCCTTAGCGTGTAATACAGTGATTTATGTAGGTTAGAAAGCATCAAGACAATGAAGTGGAAGGCAGAGGACCAGATCAAAATGGCGAAGATACTTATATCATAGGAGCTGGATAAAGGCATCAGCCAATTAAACACGGAATTTGAGGTACAGTATCCCCCTCCCCATCTGTTTCACAGATGAATAAAAAGGTCAATGGCATCTGAGTTGCTGTGTCTCTCGTACTGTTGTTTGGGTTATTGATGTTATGTCTAAAATTAAGGgagattcctagtcagttgtacaactgaaatataTCTTACCAATTTAGCCCAaccactctgaatcagagagcTGCGGAGGgctaatcaacatccacgtcttcggcacccagggaacaatgggttaactgtcttgctcaggggcagaacaacagatattttaccttgtcagctcagggattcaatctagcaactttTCAGATACTGGCCCAATGCGCCTACCCGCCAGGCTACTTGCCGCCCCAAGTGATTTGTGGcttgttgttattgtttttgtgtctgaAAAACAAGACCTGTTTGGGTTTTTGCTCTGCCCATGACAGAAGCTTTTGCAGCAGTTACAGGCAACTCCTGTATATGTACATAACTGCAACAGGATATAGCCATTTGCCACTAGCTGGACCATGTACAGAAGCACATCACAGTCAGAGCTCACCACAGTTTAGCTATTACACTACCggtaaaaagtttggacataccaactcattcaagggtttttcattcattttaacaattttctacatttgtagaataatagtgaatacatcaaaactatgaaataacacacaaggaatcatgtaaccaaaaaagttttaatcaaatcaaaatatattttatatttgagagtcttcaaatagcctccctttgccttgatgacagcttagcatactcttggcattctctcaaccagctccatgaggtagtgacctggaatgcatttcaattaacaggtgtggcttcttaaaagttaatttgtggaatttctttccttcttaatgcgtttgagccaatcagttgtgttgtgacaaggtaggggggtatacagaagatggccctatttggtaaaataccaagtccatattatgtcaagaacagctcaaataagcaaagagaaacaacagtccatcattactttaagaactttgaaagtttcttcaagtgtagtcgcaaaaaccatgaagcattactacagaggataagttcattagagttaacgaccgttccacaggtgcatgttcattaattgtttatggttcattgaacaagcatcggaaacagtgtttaaaccctttacaatgaagatctgtgaagttatttggatttttacaaattatctttgaaagacagggtcctgaaaaagggacgtttatttttttgctgagttgataTAATGatgctaccgttcaaaagtttggggtcacttagaaatgtccttgtttttgaaagaaaagcacatttttttgtccattaaaataacatcaaattgatcggaaatacagtggagacattgctaatgttttaaatgtatttatttattttgctcctttgcaccccagtatctctacctgcacattcatctgctgcacatctaccattccagtgtttaattgctatattgtaattactccgccaccatggcctatttatttccttaacttacctcatttgcactcactgtatatagactttttgtttccttttgttctactgtattattgactatgttttgtttattcatgtgtaactctgtgttgttgtttgtgtcgaattactacgctttatcttggccaggtcacagttgcaaatgagaacttcttctcaactagactacctggttaaataaaggtgttctcaactagcctacctggttaaataaaggtgttctcaactagcct
Coding sequences within it:
- the LOC112218262 gene encoding 60S ribosomal protein L27a; translated protein: MPTKKTKTRKLRGHVSHGHGRIGKHRKHPGGRGNAGGMHHHRINFDKYHPGYFGKVGMRHYHLKRNTVHCPTVNLDKLWTLVSEQTRLNYAKKPEGPAPIIDAVRAGYFKVLGKGKLPKQPVIVKAKFFSRRAEEKIKAVGGACVLMA